One bacterium genomic region harbors:
- the secD gene encoding protein translocase subunit SecD, whose protein sequence is MWKTRLIAIVLLVAGIGIGYFIYASEGALHSSRVVPGSVTLSKFPFKLGLDLSGGAHLIYRADLASTTASERKDSMDALRDVIERRVNLFGVAEPLVQIESGANDREGRLIVELPGVTDVNKAIQLIGETPTLEFMKERSKEEIDAYQKAVETFQKEQKDGKTPNITPELIAGPYEPTSLTGRYLKRATLEFDQTTREPIVSIEFNEEGAKLFASITKENVGKTVAIYLDRNLGNLEPISAPVVREEITGGKAQITGKFTPEEAKGLVGRLNSGALPVDKMELLSTETIGATLGEKAAKDGVKAGIYGLLVVAVFLLVWYRLPGFLAVVALGMYVVMMLALFKLVPVTLTAAGIAGFILSIGMAVDANILIFARMKEELATGKTVSDAIHEGFHRAWLSIRDSNISSIITAVILFWFGTSLIEGFALTFGIGVLVSMFTAITITRTLLFALGVQENRGLAKFLFGSGVLPQKNVSLERMGIKK, encoded by the coding sequence ATGTGGAAAACACGCCTAATAGCAATAGTGCTTTTGGTAGCCGGTATCGGAATTGGCTATTTTATTTATGCCTCTGAAGGGGCTCTTCATAGTTCTCGTGTTGTTCCCGGGAGTGTCACACTGAGCAAATTTCCCTTTAAACTCGGCCTTGATCTCTCCGGAGGGGCTCATCTTATTTACCGCGCCGACCTTGCGTCAACGACGGCTTCAGAACGCAAAGATTCCATGGATGCCTTGCGCGATGTTATTGAACGACGCGTAAATCTTTTTGGTGTTGCAGAACCGTTGGTGCAGATCGAGAGTGGAGCAAACGATCGCGAAGGCAGACTCATTGTGGAACTTCCCGGAGTTACTGATGTGAACAAAGCGATTCAGTTGATCGGAGAAACTCCGACACTTGAATTTATGAAAGAACGAAGCAAAGAGGAAATTGATGCATACCAAAAAGCAGTTGAAACATTTCAAAAAGAACAAAAAGATGGGAAGACGCCCAATATTACCCCAGAGCTTATTGCAGGTCCTTATGAGCCAACTAGTCTCACGGGGCGTTACCTTAAGCGTGCGACACTTGAGTTTGATCAAACCACCCGCGAACCGATTGTAAGTATTGAATTTAACGAAGAGGGTGCAAAGTTATTCGCAAGCATCACAAAAGAAAACGTTGGGAAAACAGTCGCAATTTATCTTGACCGCAATCTTGGAAACTTAGAGCCAATTTCAGCGCCCGTTGTACGTGAAGAGATTACTGGCGGCAAGGCGCAAATTACCGGAAAATTTACTCCCGAAGAAGCGAAAGGGCTTGTGGGGCGACTCAACTCTGGCGCGCTTCCTGTGGACAAAATGGAACTTCTTTCCACTGAAACGATTGGCGCGACACTTGGAGAAAAAGCTGCGAAAGATGGGGTGAAGGCGGGGATCTACGGTCTCCTTGTTGTTGCTGTATTTCTTCTTGTTTGGTATCGTTTGCCAGGTTTTCTTGCGGTAGTAGCACTTGGTATGTATGTGGTGATGATGCTCGCGCTCTTCAAACTTGTTCCCGTGACACTTACTGCCGCGGGTATTGCCGGCTTCATTCTCTCTATCGGCATGGCGGTGGACGCCAATATTCTTATTTTTGCGCGCATGAAAGAAGAACTTGCGACAGGGAAAACCGTGAGTGATGCAATCCACGAAGGATTTCATCGCGCATGGCTCTCCATTCGTGACTCGAATATTTCAAGTATCATCACCGCAGTGATTTTGTTCTGGTTTGGCACGAGCTTGATTGAAGGATTTGCACTTACGTTTGGGATCGGTGTTTTAGTGAGTATGTTTACCGCGATTACGATCACACGAACCTTACTTTTTGCGCTCGGTGTGCAAGAGAACAGGGGACTCGCTAAATTTCTTTTCGGAAGCGGTGTTCTTCCTCAAAAAAATGTATCATTGGAGAGAATGGGTATCAAAAAATAA